One part of the Eucalyptus grandis isolate ANBG69807.140 chromosome 10, ASM1654582v1, whole genome shotgun sequence genome encodes these proteins:
- the LOC104422267 gene encoding E3 ubiquitin-protein ligase SIRP1: MEEAMAARYWCHQCLRMVNPILEAEIKCPYCESGFIEEMNSTMRDSQDSDGDLGSDRALSLWAPILLGMMGNSRRRRRLRRFGFEDEDDDTEEGESRHGGDMELDREIDSIIRRRRRSSATILRLLRDARAGIASESEFADVARDRDGDRDRHRERERVILINPFNQTIVLQGSSDYSRENSNLIGSLGDYFVGPGLDLLLQHLAENDPNGHGTPPARKEAIEAMPTVKMTENVQCSVCLDDFHVGAEAKEMPCKHKFHSGCILPWLELHSSCPVCRFQLPIDESKTDADGSRNGNDTGERERERERGRGRERERERERESAQGSGEEGEGNQRNENGRRFNIWSPLSWFSSNSGSHSGGGNSTSSPSGSSSNGREDASS, translated from the coding sequence ATGGAGGAAGCAATGGCCGCAAGATATTGGTGTCACCAGTGCTTACGAATGGTGAATCCCATTCTGGAAGCAGAGATCAAGTGCCCGTACTGTGAAAGCGGTTTTATTGAAGAGATGAACTCCACCATGAGGGATTCACAGGACTCTGATGGTGACCTTGGGTCAGACCGCGCACTCTCTCTTTGGGCACCAATTTTGCTTGGGATGATGGGCAACAGCCGTAGAAGGCGTAGGTTGAGACGCTTCGGgtttgaagatgaagatgatgataccGAGGAGGGTGAGTCACGTCATGGTGGTGACATGGAATTGGATCGGGAAATTGATTCCATAATTCgtaggaggaggagaagctcaGCCACTATTTTGCGATTGTTGCGAGATGCTAGAGCTGGAATTGCATCTGAATCAGAATTTGCAGATGTTGCTAGAGACAGAGATGGAGATAGGGACAGGCATAGGGAAAGAGAGCGTGTGATCTTGATAAATCCATTTAATCAAACTATAGTCCTTCAGGGTTCATCAGATTATTCGAGAGAGAACTCAAACCTAATTGGCTCGCTGGGTGATTATTTTGTTGGCCCCGGTTTGGATTTGCTGTTGCAACATTTGGCAGAAAATGATCCCAACGGACACGGTACTCCACCCGCCAGAAAGGAGGCCATTGAAGCTATGCCAACCGTGAAGATGACGGAGAATGTGCAGTGTTCAGTATGCTTGGATGATTTCCATGTTGGAGCAGAAGCGAAAGAGATGCCATGTAAGCATAAGTTTCATAGCGGCTGTATCTTGCCTTGGCTCGAGCTCCATAGTTCTTGCCCCGTCTGCCGCTTTCAGTTGCCTATTGATGAATCAAAGACTGATGCTGATGGATCCAGGAACGGAAATGACACTggtgagagggagagggagagggaaagggggagggggagggagagggagagggagagggaaagggAGAGTGCTCAGGGTAGtggtgaagaaggagaagggaaCCAGAGAAATGAAAATGGCAGGAGGTTTAATATCTGGTCTCCCCTTAGTTGGTTCTCTTCCAACTCTGGATCACATTCTGGGGGAGGAAATTCTACCTCATCGCCATCAGGTTCATCATCGAATGGACGTGAAGATGCTTCATCTTAA
- the LOC104422268 gene encoding pyruvate kinase, cytosolic isozyme yields the protein MDQVNGYVGGGAEARPKTKIVCTLGPASRSVAMTEKLLRAGMNVARFNFSHGSHEYHQETLDNLRQAMESTGILCAVMLDTKGPEIRTGFLKDAKPIQLKQGHEITISTDYSIKGDEEMICMSYKKLAEDLKPGSVILCADGTISFTVLSCDKEQGLVHCRCENSAVLGERKNVNLPGVIVDLPTLTEKDKEDILQWGIPNKIDMIALSFVRKGSDLVEVRKLLGKHAKNILLMSKVENQEGVANFDDILANSDAFMVARGDLGMEIPIEKIFLAQKVMIYKCNIQGKPVVTATQMLESMIKSPRPTRAEATDVANAVLDGSDCVMLSGETAAGAYPELAVRTMAKICIEAEGTLNHGDVFKRIMEHSPVPMSPLESLASSAVRTANSAQAALILVLTRGGSTAKLVAKYRPGLPILSVVVPEITTDSFDWFCSDEAPARHSLIFRGLVPVLCAGSSRASSAETTEEAIEFALQVAKGKGLCRNGDSVVVLHRIGNASVIKILVVK from the exons ATGGATCAGGTCAACGGCTACGTCGGAGGAGGGGCCGAGGCGAGGCCGAAGACGAAGATCGTGTGCACCCTGGGGCCGGCGTCCCGGTCCGTGGCCATGACCGAGAAGCTGCTGCGGGCCGGCATGAACGTCGCCCGCTTCAACTTCTCCCACGGCTCCCACGAGTACCACCAGGAGACCCTCGACAACCTCCGCCAGGCCATGGAGAGCACCGGCATCCTCTGCGCCGTCATGCTCGACACCAAG GGGCCAGAGATTCGAACTGGATTTCTGAAGGATGCTAAGCCCATACAATTGAAGCAGGGCCATGAGATCACGATATCTACTGACTATAGCATTAAGGGGGATGAGGAAATGATTTGCATGAGCTACAAAAAGTTGGCTGAGGATCTAAAGCCCGGAAGTGTCATTCTTTGTGCGGATGGGACAATCTCATTTACTGTATTATCCTGTGACAAAGAACAGGGTCTAGTTCATTGTCGCTGTGAGAACTCTGCAGTTCTCGGCGAGAGAAAGAATGTGAATCTTCCTGGTGTTATCGTGGACCTTCCAACGTTGACCgaaaaagacaaagaagatATCTTGCAGTGGGGCATTCCCAATAAGATTGACATGATTGCTCTTTCCTTCGTTAGGAAAGGTTCAGACCTCGTGGAGGTACGGAAGTTGCTTGGGAAGCATGCGAAGAACATTCTTCTTATGTCAAAG GTCGAGAATCAAGAAGGTGTTGCAAATTTCGATGACATTCTTGCAAATTCTGATGCATTTATGGTGGCTCGTGGTGACCTTGGAATGGAAATCCCAATTGAGAAGATATTCCTTGCACAGAAAGTGATGATCTACAAGTGCAACATTCAAGGTAAACCAGTGGTCACAGCCACACAGATGCTTGAATCCATGATAAAATCAccccggccgacgagggcggaAGCTACTGATGTTGCTAATGCTGTCCTTGATGGCAGCGACTGTGTGATGCTGAGTGGTGAAACGGCTGCAGGAGCTTATCCAGAGCTCGCAGTTCGCACCATGGCAAAAATTTGCATAGAAGCAGAGGGCACTCTTAACCATGGAGATGTTTTTAAACGGATAATGGAACACTCACCAGTTCCCATGAGCCCATTGGAGAGCCTGGCTTCTTCTGCTGTTAGAACGGCCAACTCTGCTCAAGCAGCTCTTATACTGGTTCTTACTAGAGGAGGAAGTACAGCAAAACTGGTGGCTAAGTACAGGCCCGGCTTACCCATATTATCGGTTGTTGTTCCTGAGATCACAACAGATTCATTTGACTGGTTTTGCAGCGACGAGGCTCCAGCAAGGCATAGCCTCATATTCAGGGGGTTGGTGCCTGTTTTATGCGCAGGATCTTCCAGGGCTTCGTCTGCAGAAACCACGGAAGAAGCCATTGAGTTTGCACTTCAGGTCGCTAAGGGTAAAGGACTCTGCAGAAATGGGGATTCTGTGGTGGTTCTACATCGCATTGGAAATGCTTCAGTGATCAAGATCTTGGTTGTGAAATAA
- the LOC104422269 gene encoding LOW QUALITY PROTEIN: glucosidase 2 subunit beta (The sequence of the model RefSeq protein was modified relative to this genomic sequence to represent the inferred CDS: deleted 1 base in 1 codon), which produces MNSPTVFISVVALVLLSNGSLRASSSTSPPKDPFLGIAPEDVKYYGSSNRIECKDGSKKFSRAQVNDDFCDCPDGTDEPGTSACPNGKFYCRNAGHVPVIIFSSRVNDGICDCCDGSDEYGDKVKCLNTCREAGKAARDELKKKIAVYQEGVAIRKQEVEQAKVALAKDKEEFSKLKSEEKVLKVQFEQLKERKEQIEKAEEKERMRKEKEEREKREAEEKAGKEKTKTAEEIDRERIEKGGGGESDTSTTESMLDERIGLVDDYPSDQDLEEDLAAEHDHLSTGVQDKGITHAVEEKDEFLTPANEEESIVSSEPIVDAESKGDDASENAEELSKEELGQLVASRWTGEKTRRKAGKTLQEIIIMRHKVGRSQKTRVMVLMIYALETADSEKNEYDNVEDAFDEDSAVNDHYDFSSHYKDGSDSDSDDEFDFEDIAIQKFFSWVEKMKKMLRGILRAINIFQTPVDISGAAHVRKEYDELSTKLSKIQSRISSLSQKLKQDFGPEKEFYSYYGRCFESKQNKYIYKVCPFKEASQQEGHSTTRLGKWDKFDDSYRVMVFSAGDNCWNGPDRSMKVKLRCGLKNEVADVDEPSRCEYEAMISTPALCKEDKLKELQDKLDTMSRELMEGHDEL; this is translated from the exons ATGAATTCGCCGACCGTTTTCATCTCCGTCGTCGCATTGGTCCTGCTGTCCAACGGTTCTCTCCGCGCGTCGTCCTCGACTTCGCCGCCCAAAGACCCGTTTCTCGGGATAGCTCCTGAAG ATGTGAAATATTACGGTTCATCGAACAGGATCGAGTGTAAGGATGGGTCGAAGAAATTCAGCAGAGCCCAGGTCAATGACGATTTCTGCGACTGCCCGGATGGCACAGATGAGCCAG GAACATCAGCATGcccaaatggaaaattttattgTCGGAATGCAGGACATGTTCCTGTCATTATATTTTCTTCAAGAGTAAATGATGGCATTTGTG ACTGCTGTGATGGGAGTGACGAATACGGTGATAAAGTGAAGTGCCTGAATACATGTCGGGAAGCTGGAAAAGCAGCACGAGATGagctgaagaaaaaaattgctgtgTACCAGGAGGGCGTTGCCATACGTAAACAGGAAGTGGAACAGGCTAAAGTAGCTCTTGCAAAAGACAAGGAAGAATTCTCAAAACTGAAAAGTGAGGAGAAAGTACTGAAAGTGCAGTTTGAACAGCTTAAAG AGCGCAAAGAACAAATAGagaaagcagaggagaaagaacgaatgagaaaagaaaaagaagagagggaaaaaagagaagctgAGGAGAAAGCTGGCAAAGAGAAAACCAAAACAGCTGAGGAAATCGATCGAGAGAGAATTGAAAAGGGTGGAGGAGGTGAAAGTGATACGTCAACTACAGAGAGTATGCTTGATGAAAGGATTGGACTTGTGGATGATTATCCATCTGACCAG GATTTGGAAGAAGATTTGGCGGCAGAACATGATCATCTATCGACTGGAGTCCAAGATAAGGGAATTACT CATGCTGTGGAAGAGAAAGATGAGTTTTTAACACCGGCAAATGAGGAAGAGTCAATTGTTTCATCTGAACCTATTGTTGATGCTGAAAGCAAG GGAGATGACGCATCTGAGAATGCTGAGGAACTGTCAAAGGAAGAGTTGGGTCAACTTGTTGCTTCTCGTTGGACAGGGGAGAAGACA AGAAGGAAAGCGGGGAAGACTTTGCAAGAGATAATAATAATGAGGCACAAAGTAGGGAGATCCCAAAAGACACGCGTGATGGTATTGATGATATATGCGTTAGAAACTGCTGACAGCGAAAAGAATGAGTATGATAATGTGGAAGATGCGTTTGATGAAGATTCTGCAGTGAACGATCATTATGATTTCAGTTCTCATTACAAAGATGGATCAGATAGTGACTCAGACgatgaatttgactttgaag ATATCGCAATCCAGAAGTTCTTTTCTTGGgtagagaagatgaagaaaatgttgCGGGGAATTCTTCGAGCTATCAATATATTCCAGACTCCAGTTGACATATCTG gGGCTGCTCATGTACGCAAGGAATATGATGAATTGAGTACAAAATTATCTAAGATCCAGTCAAGAATATCAAGCTTGTCACAAAAGCTGAAACAGGATTTCG GCCCAGAAAAGGAGTTCTATTCATACTATGGTCGCTGTTTTGAGAGCAAACAGAATAA GTACATTTACAAAGTGTGCCCCTTTAAAGAAGCTTCCCAGCAGGAAGGGCACTCTACAACTCGCTTGGG GAAGTGGGACAAATTTGACGACAGTTACAGAGTCATGGTCTTCTCAGCCGGTGACAATTGTTGGAATGGTCCTGACAGAAGTATGAAG GTGAAGCTGAGATGTGGGCTGAAAAATGAGGTTGCTGATGTAGATGAACCAAGTCGTTGCGA ATATGAAGCAATGATATCCACTCCAGCTCTTTGCAAAGAAGATAAACTGAAG GAACTTCAAGATAAGCTAGACACAATGAGCAGAGAACTGATGGAAGGCCATGACGAACTATAA